The following are encoded together in the Flavihumibacter fluvii genome:
- a CDS encoding aldo/keto reductase, which produces MLRWLTQRGVVAIPKSVCKERIEENFNIFDFRLTDDDMQLIQTPDQKVSAFFDHRDPAIIRWLAGRKKHDTLKHKLTQ; this is translated from the coding sequence GTGCTTCGATGGCTCACACAAAGGGGTGTTGTTGCCATTCCAAAATCAGTATGCAAAGAAAGGATCGAAGAGAACTTCAACATTTTTGATTTCCGGTTGACCGATGATGACATGCAATTGATTCAGACACCCGATCAAAAAGTGAGTGCGTTCTTTGATCATCGTGACCCTGCTATTATCAGGTGGCTTGCAGGCAGAAAAAAACACGACACCCTGAAACATAAATTGACTCAATGA
- a CDS encoding carboxylesterase/lipase family protein, protein MKKLSLGIPFLLFAWCLPAQNNVQQSTGPEIKTAQGMVRGATEGDVSFFKGIPYAAPPVGANRWRPPQPVSAWQGIRDASKYCAECPQAGFPRGSGMSKNSSEDCLFLNLWTPSSATPKSKLPVMVWIHGGAFVFGSGAQGDYSGTPFTKQGVILVSINYRLGRLGFFAFPALSQENPGEPKGNYAYMDQIAALKWVQQNISAFGGDPKNVTIFGESAGGVSVHSLLTIPLAKGLFQKAIIESGGGRDGVLTGRPINKEDIDKNYPVSAEKIGVNFSKRYGIEGTDAAALAKLRALSAAEIVDQGQETAGQGGPPTYSGPILDGNLVPETAESAYKAGRQARVPIIIGSNSAEVPAGFVNAGSKEELLSQFGSLKDDMTAAYDPDGTTEFARMLTMVNSDKVWGEPARFTARSVVTRGDPAYMYLFSYVSDSMRQWMRYGAAHASEIPYVFDNLSSRNGGPMSPRDHEVAKMMNTYWTNFAKTGNPNGKGLPKWPLYDLKQSEILEFLPDGSASGEQDPRKARLDVMEKAANKN, encoded by the coding sequence ATGAAAAAACTATCGCTCGGAATACCGTTTCTTCTTTTTGCCTGGTGCTTACCTGCTCAAAATAACGTGCAACAAAGTACAGGGCCTGAGATTAAAACTGCACAGGGAATGGTGCGCGGTGCAACTGAAGGAGATGTCTCCTTCTTCAAGGGCATTCCTTACGCTGCACCACCAGTAGGAGCAAATCGCTGGCGCCCGCCACAACCTGTATCAGCGTGGCAGGGAATTCGTGATGCGAGCAAGTACTGTGCTGAATGTCCCCAGGCAGGCTTCCCCCGCGGCTCCGGGATGTCGAAAAATTCATCTGAAGATTGCCTGTTTCTCAATTTGTGGACACCTTCTTCGGCCACTCCGAAATCAAAGCTGCCGGTTATGGTGTGGATTCACGGCGGGGCTTTTGTATTCGGTAGCGGTGCCCAGGGCGATTACTCAGGCACCCCTTTTACGAAGCAAGGCGTTATCCTGGTGTCCATTAACTATCGTTTAGGCCGCCTCGGCTTTTTTGCGTTTCCGGCATTAAGCCAGGAAAATCCAGGTGAGCCCAAAGGCAACTATGCCTATATGGATCAGATTGCAGCCTTGAAGTGGGTGCAACAGAACATCAGCGCGTTTGGCGGCGATCCGAAGAACGTTACCATCTTTGGTGAGTCTGCGGGTGGGGTTTCAGTTCATTCACTCCTCACCATTCCGCTTGCCAAAGGCCTATTCCAGAAAGCCATCATAGAATCTGGTGGCGGCCGCGATGGGGTGCTCACAGGGCGACCAATAAACAAGGAGGATATTGATAAAAATTATCCGGTATCGGCCGAAAAAATCGGTGTAAACTTCTCGAAACGATATGGTATCGAAGGTACAGATGCAGCTGCATTGGCTAAGCTGCGTGCCCTCAGTGCTGCCGAGATTGTTGATCAGGGACAGGAAACAGCAGGCCAGGGTGGTCCGCCAACATATTCGGGTCCCATACTTGACGGCAACCTGGTACCAGAGACTGCCGAGAGTGCTTATAAGGCTGGCCGGCAGGCCAGGGTTCCGATTATCATCGGATCAAATAGTGCCGAAGTGCCGGCTGGCTTTGTCAATGCCGGTTCAAAGGAAGAACTGTTGTCTCAATTTGGAAGTTTGAAAGATGACATGACTGCAGCTTACGATCCTGATGGTACAACTGAATTCGCGAGGATGCTCACTATGGTCAACTCTGATAAGGTCTGGGGAGAACCGGCCCGTTTTACCGCGAGGTCTGTGGTCACAAGGGGTGATCCGGCCTACATGTATCTATTCTCCTATGTCTCCGATTCAATGCGCCAGTGGATGCGCTATGGCGCAGCACATGCATCTGAAATACCATATGTATTCGACAACCTTAGCAGCCGAAATGGCGGCCCGATGTCACCAAGGGACCATGAAGTTGCGAAGATGATGAACACTTATTGGACTAACTTCGCAAAGACCGGCAATCCTAATGGTAAGGGGCTTCCAAAATGGCCCTTATACGATCTAAAGCAATCAGAGATCCTCGAGTTTTTGCCAGATGGATCGGCTAGCGGTGAACAAGACCCCAGGAAAGCCAGGCTTGACGTAATGGAGAAAGCAGCCAATAAAAACTAA
- a CDS encoding alpha/beta hydrolase: MHKAQLFLLLLLATMHGFGQTNPVIDAFPKGTVLQGNIPYNNDNLPKHLLDIYFPANAKGKLPLVIFIHGGGWLSNDKYADIGYMKKTVAEIVSNGFALASIDYRFSTQAVFPAQMLDCNRAISFLYDNADKYGLDKNRFAVMGFSAGGHLASMVGLSNNNSIAAFFMPGTSKSFQFKAVVDFYGPSELLLFPGNNDEKSPESLLIGATPLARPDLAKVASPVTYVDKNDPPFLIIHGEKDDLVSPKQSQLLSAWLNVAGVQNELIIVKDAPHFGVMFDTDEVRNKVIDFLKKKLN; the protein is encoded by the coding sequence ATGCATAAAGCCCAACTATTCTTACTGCTTTTACTAGCAACAATGCATGGTTTTGGGCAAACGAATCCGGTTATCGATGCATTCCCAAAAGGTACTGTATTACAGGGCAACATACCCTACAACAACGACAACCTGCCAAAGCATTTGCTCGATATTTATTTTCCCGCCAACGCAAAGGGCAAATTGCCCCTGGTCATTTTCATACATGGTGGTGGCTGGTTAAGCAATGATAAATATGCAGATATCGGATACATGAAAAAAACCGTGGCAGAGATCGTCAGCAATGGTTTCGCGCTTGCATCTATTGATTATCGATTTAGTACGCAAGCCGTTTTTCCGGCCCAGATGCTGGATTGCAATCGCGCTATTTCATTTTTGTACGATAATGCTGATAAATATGGACTTGATAAAAACCGCTTTGCTGTAATGGGTTTTTCAGCAGGCGGACACCTGGCATCAATGGTGGGCTTGTCCAATAACAATTCTATTGCTGCATTTTTTATGCCCGGGACAAGTAAATCATTCCAATTTAAGGCTGTTGTGGATTTTTATGGTCCGTCAGAATTGTTATTGTTTCCCGGAAACAACGACGAAAAATCGCCTGAGAGCCTTTTAATTGGCGCAACCCCACTTGCCCGCCCCGATTTAGCAAAAGTGGCCAGCCCGGTTACCTATGTTGACAAAAATGATCCGCCCTTCCTCATCATTCATGGTGAAAAGGATGATCTCGTTTCACCAAAACAATCCCAGCTGCTGAGTGCGTGGTTGAATGTGGCAGGCGTCCAGAACGAACTCATCATCGTAAAAGACGCTCCGCATTTTGGAGTGATGTTTGATACGGATGAGGTCAGGAATAAAGTCATTGATTTTCTAAAGAAGAAATTGAATTGA
- a CDS encoding c-type cytochrome — protein sequence MNKKLPICLIVLGIAFTSSILPDQELKESIKRGQEVYATSCQNCHMEDGKGMPDINPPLAKADYLKKPTKTLITVILEGQSGEVVVNGKKYNGIMPAMDYLDDMQIADVLNYMNNSWGNKIPGVVTPAAVKAQRK from the coding sequence ATGAATAAAAAATTGCCGATCTGCCTGATTGTTTTAGGAATTGCTTTTACCAGCAGTATACTACCTGACCAGGAATTGAAAGAAAGCATTAAAAGAGGACAGGAAGTATATGCCACCTCCTGTCAGAATTGCCACATGGAAGATGGAAAAGGAATGCCTGATATCAATCCTCCACTAGCCAAGGCAGATTACCTGAAAAAGCCAACAAAAACATTGATCACTGTTATACTTGAAGGGCAATCCGGCGAAGTGGTGGTAAATGGTAAAAAGTATAACGGAATCATGCCAGCGATGGATTACCTGGATGATATGCAGATTGCCGATGTGCTTAATTATATGAATAACAGCTGGGGAAATAAAATACCAGGGGTTGTTACACCGGCTGCGGTAAAAGCACAAAGAAAATAA
- a CDS encoding (2Fe-2S)-binding protein, producing the protein MAIFKLKINGTNKQVDVDPATPILWVLREHLNMPGTKYGCGVAMCGACTIHLNGTAVRSCQLPVSAVGNKEVVTIEGLSANGDHPVQKAWLEHDVAQCGYCQTGQIMTAAALLKATPKPSDAQIEAAMTGNICRCGTYLRIREAIKSAANQ; encoded by the coding sequence ATGGCTATTTTTAAATTAAAGATAAACGGGACCAACAAACAAGTTGATGTGGATCCCGCCACACCCATTCTTTGGGTTTTGCGCGAGCACCTGAATATGCCGGGCACAAAATATGGCTGTGGCGTTGCCATGTGCGGTGCCTGTACTATTCATTTAAATGGTACGGCAGTCCGCTCCTGCCAATTGCCTGTTTCTGCAGTGGGAAACAAGGAGGTCGTAACGATCGAAGGCCTTTCTGCAAATGGTGATCATCCGGTGCAAAAAGCCTGGCTGGAGCATGATGTTGCCCAGTGCGGGTATTGCCAGACCGGGCAAATCATGACTGCTGCTGCATTATTGAAAGCTACACCCAAACCGTCGGATGCACAGATAGAGGCTGCGATGACCGGTAATATCTGCCGGTGTGGTACCTACCTGCGTATCAGAGAAGCCATCAAATCAGCTGCTAACCAATAA
- a CDS encoding xanthine dehydrogenase family protein molybdopterin-binding subunit: MEKNTPTHSRRSFLRSSMLAGGGLMISFSGFARFSPAGSLNEPDLPEQWYELTGYIKISPDNSIKIFNPNPEFGQNVMTSLPMIIAEELDVDWQNIAVEMGPHDNVKLGPQFAGGSNSIRMYWKPLREAGAAARQMLKVAAAQTWGVPVEEVTTKAGMLLHDKSGKSGKYGDFASKAAGIPIPKGVKLKEVKNFKVVRHSRQNVEGVKIVTGKPLFGMDYTHEGMLIAMIHHPPAFGMKLASFDAAETLKMPGIKDVFSMKLFDDGFEQAGFDTRTYNDLLVVVGKTTWEVMNARKKLKVTWAPISETKEVVAGFRGKSEVVVPAGLESTVSQMAKMAEYAKKPAKQLRKDGDPETAFRNAAQVLERTYNAPFLAHNCMEPMNFFAHVTDDSALLVGPLQAPGWVEPTLSKILKLPPEKIEIKMSRMGGGFGLRAYGHYVYEAALISKKIKAPVKLVYSREDDMTYGIYRPMYTATYRAALDANKNLIGFHVTGGGIPENPIHQNRFPAGAVDNYLADGWEIPSNITIGAFRAPRSNFNAAAEQSFLDELAELMGKDPIDFRLELLQRAKEKPVGTNNEYDADRYAGVLRLVKEKSGWNNAENKKYSRGVAAYFCHNSYAAHVVDIVKKDGQPYVERVFSAVDCGVVINPDAAINMVQGAVVDGIGNAFYGGLTHKDGVTEQNNFNRYRMIRLKEAPQKIEVNFVENDIDPTGLGEPPFPPVFGAVANALYKSMGKRFYNQPFVNDFKDKS, translated from the coding sequence ATGGAAAAAAATACACCTACACATAGCAGACGTTCCTTTTTAAGATCATCCATGCTTGCCGGCGGCGGCCTCATGATTAGTTTTAGTGGATTTGCACGATTCAGTCCGGCTGGTTCTCTTAATGAACCCGATCTACCGGAACAATGGTATGAGCTAACCGGCTATATCAAAATTAGTCCGGACAATAGTATAAAGATCTTCAATCCAAATCCGGAATTTGGACAGAACGTGATGACCTCACTGCCCATGATCATCGCCGAGGAATTGGATGTGGACTGGCAAAATATCGCAGTGGAAATGGGGCCGCATGACAATGTTAAATTAGGGCCGCAATTTGCCGGCGGCAGCAATTCAATCCGGATGTATTGGAAACCCCTAAGGGAAGCAGGGGCAGCGGCCCGCCAAATGCTGAAAGTGGCTGCAGCGCAAACCTGGGGAGTTCCTGTGGAAGAAGTGACTACTAAAGCCGGAATGCTTTTACATGACAAAAGCGGAAAATCCGGCAAGTATGGCGATTTTGCTTCAAAGGCTGCCGGCATTCCTATACCAAAAGGAGTAAAACTGAAAGAGGTTAAGAATTTTAAGGTAGTGCGGCACTCCAGGCAGAATGTTGAAGGTGTGAAAATCGTAACCGGTAAACCGCTTTTTGGCATGGATTATACCCATGAAGGTATGCTGATCGCCATGATTCATCATCCTCCTGCTTTCGGTATGAAACTGGCTTCTTTTGATGCGGCTGAAACCCTGAAAATGCCGGGTATCAAGGATGTCTTCAGCATGAAATTATTTGATGATGGTTTTGAGCAGGCTGGTTTCGATACGCGGACTTACAATGATCTGCTGGTAGTGGTTGGCAAAACCACCTGGGAGGTAATGAATGCCCGTAAAAAACTGAAAGTAACCTGGGCACCGATCAGCGAGACCAAAGAAGTCGTTGCTGGTTTCCGGGGTAAGTCTGAGGTTGTTGTACCAGCCGGACTGGAAAGTACTGTATCGCAAATGGCAAAGATGGCGGAGTATGCGAAGAAGCCAGCCAAGCAATTGCGGAAAGACGGCGACCCTGAAACGGCGTTCAGGAATGCGGCCCAGGTTTTAGAGCGCACCTACAATGCACCTTTTTTGGCACACAACTGTATGGAGCCCATGAATTTCTTCGCACATGTAACAGATGACAGCGCCTTGTTGGTTGGACCTTTACAGGCACCCGGCTGGGTAGAGCCGACCTTATCAAAAATATTAAAACTGCCGCCCGAAAAAATTGAGATCAAAATGTCGCGGATGGGTGGTGGCTTTGGACTCAGGGCATATGGCCATTATGTTTATGAAGCGGCACTGATCTCAAAAAAAATAAAAGCCCCTGTGAAACTGGTCTACAGCCGGGAAGATGATATGACTTACGGTATCTATCGCCCCATGTACACTGCAACCTATCGTGCTGCACTGGATGCCAATAAGAATTTAATCGGCTTTCATGTAACGGGCGGCGGCATTCCGGAAAATCCCATTCACCAAAACAGGTTTCCAGCCGGTGCGGTAGACAACTACCTGGCCGATGGCTGGGAAATACCTTCCAATATTACTATTGGAGCATTCAGGGCACCCCGGTCAAATTTTAATGCAGCAGCAGAGCAATCCTTCCTGGACGAGCTGGCTGAGCTGATGGGTAAAGATCCCATCGATTTCCGGCTCGAACTATTACAGCGAGCCAAAGAAAAGCCTGTTGGTACAAACAATGAATATGATGCGGACCGGTATGCCGGCGTATTACGGTTGGTGAAAGAAAAATCCGGCTGGAATAATGCGGAGAATAAAAAGTACAGCCGCGGAGTAGCTGCATATTTTTGCCACAACTCTTATGCAGCACATGTTGTGGATATCGTAAAAAAGGATGGTCAGCCCTATGTTGAACGGGTCTTCAGTGCTGTGGATTGCGGTGTTGTAATTAATCCGGATGCTGCCATCAACATGGTGCAGGGCGCTGTGGTGGACGGCATCGGCAATGCTTTCTATGGCGGATTAACGCATAAAGATGGTGTTACAGAACAAAACAACTTCAATCGATACAGGATGATCCGGCTCAAGGAAGCACCCCAAAAAATTGAAGTCAATTTTGTAGAAAATGATATTGATCCTACCGGTTTGGGCGAACCACCTTTCCCACCAGTTTTTGGTGCAGTTGCTAATGCATTATATAAAAGCATGGGAAAGCGATTTTATAATCAGCCTTTTGTAAATGATTTCAAAGATAAATCCTGA
- a CDS encoding LysR family transcriptional regulator, with amino-acid sequence MNYTLNQLQIFLKIVQTQSVTKASEELHLTQPAVSIQLKNFQDQFDIPLTEVVGRKIYITDFGREIAEAAENIINQVYAINYKTLAYKGQLSGRLKMSIVSTGKYVMPYFLADFMQQHAGIELLMDVTNKNKVVESLENNEVDFALVSILPTTLHIEKLDLLQNKLYLVGNTNTKFKKGIKTKDIFKDLPLIFREKGSGTRQTMESFIERNSLSVLKKMELTSNEAVKQAVLAGLGYSIMPLIGIRNELHNNELQIIPVNGLPIKTTWSLIWLKGKKHSPVSLSLLDYLKKGKSQIVHDKFSWYEQY; translated from the coding sequence ATGAATTATACGTTAAACCAATTGCAGATATTCTTAAAAATCGTACAAACACAAAGTGTAACGAAAGCATCAGAAGAGCTGCACCTTACACAACCTGCGGTTTCTATTCAGCTAAAAAATTTTCAGGACCAGTTTGATATTCCACTAACGGAGGTGGTTGGTAGGAAAATTTACATAACAGATTTTGGAAGGGAAATTGCAGAAGCGGCTGAGAATATCATCAACCAGGTGTATGCTATAAACTATAAAACTTTGGCTTATAAAGGGCAGTTGTCCGGCAGGTTGAAGATGTCAATAGTTTCAACCGGAAAATATGTAATGCCTTATTTCCTGGCGGATTTTATGCAACAGCATGCAGGAATTGAATTATTGATGGATGTTACCAATAAGAATAAAGTTGTGGAGAGCCTGGAAAACAACGAAGTGGATTTTGCCCTTGTTTCTATTTTGCCAACTACACTACATATTGAAAAACTGGATTTGCTACAGAATAAATTATACCTGGTAGGTAATACCAATACAAAATTTAAGAAAGGCATTAAAACAAAAGATATATTTAAAGATTTGCCTTTGATATTCAGGGAAAAGGGGTCAGGTACGAGGCAGACCATGGAGAGTTTTATTGAACGCAATAGTTTATCTGTATTGAAAAAGATGGAGTTGACCTCTAATGAGGCAGTGAAACAGGCAGTATTGGCAGGCTTGGGTTATTCCATCATGCCGTTAATAGGAATCAGGAATGAACTACACAATAATGAATTACAAATAATACCTGTAAACGGCTTGCCAATTAAGACTACCTGGAGTTTAATCTGGTTGAAAGGAAAGAAGCATTCCCCTGTGTCTTTATCATTGTTGGATTATTTAAAAAAGGGGAAATCACAAATTGTTCATGATAAGTTCAGTTGGTATGAGCAGTATTAG
- a CDS encoding NADP-dependent isocitrate dehydrogenase produces MTKITVAKGDGIGPEIMDATLEIILAAGAKIEIEEIEVGEKVYLAGNTSGIAPEAWDTIRRNKIFLKAPITTPQGGGYKSLNVTTRKFLGLYSNVRPCRSLHPFVSTKHPVMDIVIIRENEEDLYAGIEHQQTDEVIQCLKLISRPGCEKIVRYAFEYAKQQNRKKVTCFTKDNIMKQTDGLFHQVFDEIAREYPEIKNEHWIIDIGAAKMADTPEAFDVIVMPNLYGDVLSDVAAQITGSVGLAGSANIGEECSMFEAIHGSAPRIAGQNTANPSGLLQGAIMMLNHIGQSEVAEKIQNAWLKTLEDGIHTYDIYKEGTSKQKVGTKEFAKAVIANLGVKPSILKPVSYANNTALNLPRYKRKPAAKKELAGVDVFVHWTGNNPEELAERVKKIESNGIQLTMITNRGIKVWPDGFKETFCTDHWRCRFKPNDGAGINKTNIIEILKSALNENIDTIKTENLYSFDGKSAYSLGQGQ; encoded by the coding sequence ATGACAAAAATTACAGTAGCAAAAGGAGATGGCATAGGGCCTGAGATAATGGATGCCACATTAGAAATAATTTTAGCAGCAGGTGCTAAAATTGAAATTGAAGAAATTGAAGTGGGCGAAAAAGTTTACCTGGCCGGTAATACATCCGGTATTGCGCCAGAAGCCTGGGATACCATCCGGCGGAACAAAATATTCCTGAAAGCACCTATCACCACACCTCAGGGCGGCGGGTACAAAAGCCTGAATGTCACCACCCGAAAATTTCTTGGATTGTATTCAAATGTAAGGCCTTGCAGGAGTTTGCATCCATTTGTAAGTACCAAGCATCCCGTGATGGATATAGTTATTATAAGGGAAAACGAAGAAGATTTGTATGCTGGCATTGAACACCAGCAGACGGACGAGGTGATACAATGCCTGAAGTTAATAAGCAGGCCGGGATGTGAGAAAATTGTCCGGTATGCTTTTGAATATGCCAAACAGCAAAACCGCAAAAAAGTAACCTGCTTCACAAAAGACAATATAATGAAGCAAACAGACGGCTTGTTTCACCAGGTCTTTGATGAGATTGCCAGGGAGTACCCGGAAATAAAAAACGAACATTGGATTATAGATATTGGTGCTGCTAAAATGGCTGATACTCCGGAAGCATTTGATGTAATCGTTATGCCAAATTTATATGGAGATGTGCTAAGCGATGTGGCTGCCCAGATAACAGGTTCAGTTGGACTGGCAGGTTCCGCCAATATAGGGGAAGAATGTTCTATGTTTGAAGCCATCCATGGCTCGGCGCCAAGAATAGCCGGGCAAAATACAGCCAATCCATCGGGCTTATTGCAAGGCGCTATTATGATGCTGAACCATATCGGGCAATCTGAAGTGGCAGAAAAGATTCAAAATGCCTGGCTCAAAACACTGGAAGATGGGATTCATACCTACGATATTTACAAGGAAGGAACCAGCAAACAAAAGGTTGGCACAAAAGAATTTGCAAAGGCGGTAATCGCAAATCTTGGTGTCAAACCATCTATTCTAAAACCTGTTTCATACGCTAACAATACAGCTTTAAACCTGCCCAGATACAAACGTAAACCTGCTGCAAAAAAAGAGCTGGCAGGAGTTGATGTATTTGTTCATTGGACTGGCAATAACCCTGAGGAGTTAGCCGAGCGGGTGAAAAAAATTGAAAGTAATGGTATACAACTTACCATGATTACAAACAGGGGTATTAAAGTTTGGCCTGATGGGTTTAAAGAAACATTTTGTACCGACCACTGGAGATGCAGATTTAAACCTAATGATGGTGCTGGCATAAATAAAACCAACATCATTGAAATCTTAAAAAGTGCCCTCAATGAAAACATTGATACCATAAAAACAGAAAACCTGTATTCATTTGATGGTAAATCAGCTTACTCATTAGGTCAAGGTCAATAA